cgGGAATTGCACAGGTGGAGATGCACTTTTCTGCTCACCACAGACCTGGTACAAAGGGTTcaaagagtgagccagcaagtcTACCACCAATGCCACCAATGGCAATAGATGGCAGCCATAACGGTTCCTAGGAGAGCAGGAGCTGAGCATTCAGGGTCCCGCTGCCCCACAGATGTTTGGATTCTAAGggacctgggcctgggctggtTACAGGAGAGAGTCTAAAAAATGCCAGGTGGTCAGTGATTGCCTATGGGGCATCCTGTTCAAAAGACCACTCAGCCCAGAGGCTCCTGACATGTCCAACCTCTGTTCATGCTCAGGCTGGTGTGGGCGTGGGGAAGCAAAGAAGGGGTCCAGACTGACTCCTTCACCTGAAGCCTGCCCCTCCACATAAGACTAGAGAGAGAAGTATGTGCAGAACAGCCCTGATGCTTCCTGGGCCCTTGGACACCCCCTACCCGTGGGGACTCCCACCACATCCTGCAGCTCTGCTGGAAATGCCCGCTCTGTGTGGAATTCTTCTCTTCCTTGCTCACCTGAGCAGTCATCTGTCTTGGTGGCCTGGGAGGTAGCTTGGAGCCTTTGAGATGTCACCTGctcctggaggcagagcagccgggCAATTCTTTCCAGAACCAGGTGTCGCAGCCAGGTTGGCACGGGCTGCTGCAGGTCTTGCTTGTGCACCAGCCGCACAATGAGGATGGTCTCAGCCAAACTTATCACCAGCAGAGCCATGCACACCACAAAGTAGACACCTGCAGACCCCAGGGCAGGGCTATGAGACACACAGGAAGCGGGAGAGGGTCAGATCCTCACCAGGCCAATTCAGTTCATCCCCCAGGCTTACCAATGAGGGGGGTACCGATGGCTGTGGCTGGCAACGTGTCAGACACAATGATCAGGAAGACCGAGTAGCCCAGGAGCAGCGTGATCTTGAAGGAGACCCTCTCACCACTGTCCGGGGGCAGGTAGAAGCCCACAATGTCCATGACCATGAGGAAGATACTAGGCAGCAACAGGCTAACTGCATAAAACAGGGGCCGCCTGCGGATGACCACctgagagtgagggaggaattTGTGAGAAGCCTGGGGCAAACAGCCTGTGCATCGAGGagccaccacccccagctcagacCCTCTTGCTTTGTGGAGCTCTCCAGCTCAGGTTTTATCAGAGGAGGAAGCAGACAGGCCCCATACTCTGTCTCCTAAGCCAGACTTGCAGCTCTCCCCGGTAAGCAAGGAACTTCCATCTACTCATGGAAGTTCCAGAGTTTGTGTGTGGTCCTGGGGCTGGGAAGGGGCTGTGGAAGTTCTTTTCCAATCTACTGCTTTACTTCTACCCGGACATGAAGATCTAGTGCTAATGGTTGTATCATCATTTCACCCACATCCACTCCCACTCACGTAAAACTTCATTTCGGCATAGCAGTCACTGCTCTCCATGCTGAATCTCCGGAACTGGGTCAGCACTGCCAGCAGCTCCCACTCGCCCTGGTTCATGAAGACGCTTTTGTCCGACTTCACTTCCTCTGGCAAGCGCCACAAGCTGATGTTGATGTCCTGGACTGAGGGAGAAGAAAGCAGGTTGGCTTTGGAGCCCAGCGCTAGACTCCATGATGGCGGGGCAAGAGGCAGACCATGGCCCAGAGACCCTGGAGTCAGGGGCCTGGACCTCAAGCTCATCTCTGTACCCTCAGCCTCTGCAACCTCGGCTACAGCTTGAGGCAGCATTGCACATGGGACCTGCCGCACAGGTGGTGAGGATAAGTGAGGGTTTATGCTGACACAAGTGTGAAACTCTTCCGAAAACAAGCTGCTGGAGTTTGGGATCAAGGACAGAGGTCAGAGGAGCCTTCAGCCTTATTTTTCGTCTGCTTTATCAAAGGGGCTGTGTGTTGGGCATTATAATTTAAGCTTAATGTGATGAATAAATGAGGCTAGAAATGGAGGATGCTTTGCAGTCAGGCAATGTCCACGTTGGCTCTCTGGGGAGTATCCAGCTTCCACTCACCCAGTAACGTTTGCCAAAGACCTTGCTTTGTGCCAGGCATCGTGCCAGGATCTAATGGTGGACAAGAAACCATGTCCCTGCCCCCTCTAAGTTTACAGCCATGAAGAGAGTAGACATGGAACCAGCAAGCGCAGGTGCAGCAGAGGTGGAGAAAAGGAAGCTCTAACACCAGGCACAGGAAAGACTGAGTCTGGGTGGGGACAGGGGCATTCCTCAGGAGCTGACACTTAGGTTGCCATCAGATAGGGGAATAGaggggttggccaggctgggTGGGGTGAGAGGGCACATgtggcagaagaaagaacaggaGGAAGGCCAGGGGACTCAAGCAAACACCTGGGCAGGAAAGGAGGGTGATAGGTCTGGACATAAAGAGTAGTGTACAGTGAGAGATTCAATGCCAGCTCTTTCATGCAGGTGCACCTCGTGCCTCACCCCCCAAGCTGTGCATACTCACTGGTGTGCAGCCAGCTGGTGAAGGTCAGGGAGCAGTTCTGCACGTCGAAGGGGAAGTTGTAGATGTCGAGGCTGCAGGCGGTCACCACCTGCAGGGGCTTGTAGTTCTGGACCTCACCCTGATGCCGAACATACACGTACGGGATGTAGGGAGATTTTCCCACGTCCACACTGGCCAGGGAAGAAGGGTCAGTTTGGGGGTAGGGGGCAGGTCAGACCCTGGGGGCTGATGAGCTCTCAGCAACCCCACAGGACAATGCCAACAGCTTTGTCTGCCACCGCATCACCCGCATTCTCCTCTATCTTGTGCTTCTTGGCCAGGCAAGGGCAAGGCTACTTTCCAAACAGCGAAACTTCTGCCTCTGGTCACAGCCTAATCACAAAGTCAGGGAAAGAATCTGGGGACCAGTGGGGAGCTTGCCTCGCTACCCCCATGTGGTCACGCCTCCCCCAGCTGTCCATGGCTTGGCTTCCAAGACCACCAGCCCTGTGGTAGAAGAACAGACCCATGTGTTCCCTCCTACATCCAGGTCCTTTCTGCTTCTCACTCCTAGAGGTCCTTTAAGGGGACAGGAGTCATCTCTGGGGAAAAGGGAACTGAAGAAATCAAGCATTAGAAATGGGACAGGAGCAGAAGAACCCTGCAAGACCCATCCCACTCCCATGGCTGATCCAGAAGCCACCCCCCCGGGGGGGGAGCTGTGGAGAGGTCTCCAGAGTGACCACTGAGGCATGCTAGGACCAGGCCTGGAGTCCTACATGTTCAGTTCCCTGCGAATCAAGCTGTAAAATGAGAAGCCAGGACTAAGGCTGCCTCACTGCTGAAACTTGAGGTCCAGCCAGAAAAAACAATTTCCTCAGACCCTCTCCATCCTAAGCAGGGCATGGATCAGCTCTTTTGCCTGGGGAAATGCCAGTGGCACCCCCTTTGGTGCTGGAAAATCTAGTGGTCCTGCATGGAGGGCAACTGGCCCCATCTGTCACCTTCTTTCTCTCATCTGTCTTCCCAAGCCACTTTCCCTGTCATTGAGTTCAGAAGCCCACTTGGTGCACTCCGAATGAACCTGCAGGAGGGGGAGAAGGCCTTTTGGCTGAGATGTTATGGGACAGTGTTTGGCTGTTGGAAGTAAAGACTTGGGGGACTCACTGGGCACTGGAAATGCAATTGCAGCCTGTCAGGCGCTTGTGTGACTTGGGGCTGGCGTGTCTCAGCTCCAAACCTATGGTACAGTCTCCTTTAAAAATGCAGCTGTTCCTGTCAGGCTATTCTAGTGTAGTGTGAATTCACTGCCTGTGACAGGGACTTCTGGATTACAAAGCGCAGACTTTCAACATTAGGTCCAGAGAAAGAGGAattaggaaggaagaaggaaaggaggaagggagggagggagagaaagaaaggaaggaagggaggaagaaagaaagaaaaacagaaagaaagaaagaaagaaagaaagaaagaaagaaagaaagaaagaaagaaagaaagaaagaaagaaagaaaagaattgaaagaaggaaaaagaatgagggatgaaggaagagaaagaaaaaagaaagaaaaacaggcgAAGGACATTCTGGGCTCAGGTCAGCTTGACTTGCAGCCCATGAGTCAGGACGGGGCACCCCAGAGGCACCAACAGCCATCTTGCCACCCAGCACCCATGGCTCCCCCACCCCTCAGTTCCCCAGCACCCCACCTCCGAGGCCAGGACTCACAACTCGTTGATGAGAATGTCCGGGACCCAGACACTGTCCGTGGGGATGGACAACTTGGTGATGTTGTCAAAGTCCTCTGGGTTCCACTGGAGAAACTCATCTGTCCAGAACTAAGGGAGGAGCAGGAGTGGTCACGGGCGGCCCTTCCACTGCGGCAAGTGGCACCGGCAACTCCTGCCGGCTGCCCTGCTCAGCCCAGACTGCAGGTGGACAACTTCCTCGAGAAAGTCTGGGTGCAATGACAGCCCATCTCTGTAGCCACTGAGTGtgtccccagccctgtcctcACATTCTCTCCACCAATAATGACAAGATAGACACAGTCTTCTCTCCAACGAAGGCAATGGCAGGAGTCCCCTACCCAATGGGGGGGTCTCGTACAAGCCACTTCCTAGGTGACGATCTGTACATAGGTGGACAGGGATAGTAACAGTCACCTCACAGGATAGAGATGGCTGTTGTGTTTGCATCAGTGCCTTCTCCACTTTTCATGCCAGAACGACCTGCCTAAAATGTGAACTTGGCCCTTGCCTACAATTCTGCAATGGTGTCCATTGCCCTTGGGATAAAGTTCAGCCATGGCCAACAAAGGATCTGCACCTGTCTCTCCAGGCTCATTTTCAGGGCCCATCTTCCCGTGAATTGTAGCATTCAGCCATGAGGAATTAAACACTATGGAAACCTCAGGTCTCCACATACCCAGCTTCTTCTCTAGCAGTGTAACCCCTGCCTTCTTCACCAAGGGAATTCTTTCTCATCCGTATACACAAAGCCACGTCatctgtctgcctctttctccAGGACCCCTTCTGGCCAGCCCCTCACCCAATCAGGGTGGATTACACCTGTGTGCCTCCTCTGCATCCCTGCAATCAGCATCTTTTTCTTATCTCATTAGACTAGTTGGCCTTGTGTCTGGTGCTTCCACTCATCTCCAAGCTCATTGTATGTGTCTAGTTCTAGTCCCTCAGCACAGGTGATGCCTGAGACCACACCAACATCCTCTCACTGTTGACTGTAAGCAGTTGGTATAAACAAAGATCCCCAGAGGTTTGAGGGCAGGTCTTGAGCTGCATGTTCCAGGGAAGATTTTCTGGGCTGCCCATTGAGCAGGGTGTGCTCTGGGAGTCCCGAGGGTGAGATTAACAATGTGGCCTCCTGCCTGTGACTCGGGCATGCCTCCGGGCAGAAGGGAGGGCCCCGTGTTTGCCAGCACTGTTCCCAGTACCTCCCCTCAACCTGAGTCCTGTGAGTGCTCCTCTTCTTCGGGCTTTTCAGTTTCCTCCCTGCTTTGACTTCGTCCTCATTACTCAGGGTCTGCCAGAGCAGAGTGGGTGCTTCCACTGCCCTATCAGCTTGGAGCCCAGACATTAGCAAGGCCTCAGAGATGGCCACTCACCTGCACCACCTGGGGCATCAGAAGGGGCCGAGTGGGGAAAGAACCCAGGCTGTGAGCCCCTTTCAGTTACTCCATTTGGCTATTGCACAATGCAGCTTCATGGAAGAGAGAATTTTCTAGCAGTTTGAGTTCCCAGGCACAGGGATGTTTCTGCCATGCAGGCTGGACCAGCACTTGTTAGGGTGCCAGAAAGAACTCTAGAAATGCAAGGAGGCTTGGAGGGcatcttcccccttctctctgtgcagcCCTCTATACCCAACCCTGAGATGAGAAGACTCCAAATCCTGGAGCTCAGGTTAGCTGTGCTGCCTAACTgccccctgctcctcctctcaCCCCACAGGGCATTCCCAGCCCAGGGACCAGGGTTGGGAGAAGGCTGGACGGCTCACCTGTCGGTACCAGATGTAGGTGGTCAGCACCTGGTTCTTCTCATCCTGGGGAAGGAAAAGGAGCTTGTACAGGTGGCCCCCGTGGCCGGGAAGGCCACACTGGACCCTTCACCTGCAGGGGAGCCGACTCCTTGAGCCCTGAGTCTACAGGGGTCTTGAAGGGGAGAAGagcagacagaggaagaaaggcaCAGGCTGGGATCAACCGGGATCAGCTTCTACTAGAGTAGCACTTGGAAGAGATGCAGTGATTAGTTCTCCATCTCAAATACAAAtgtgagtatatgtgtgtatatacacacatacacacatatacacacacacctccaTGCAAAAATTTATATGTGCATGATATAACTTATGTATAAGTAATGTTTGACAGAAGATTATAATAGAAATTATAATACTTATTTTATCTCTATTTGTGTATGTTAAATATGAATGTgattcaaaaagtctgtggaaaatggatgcacaagattagtttattttgctCCAAAAAATGTAAAAGTCCAGGAGTAGGTTTGAATAATGCAAATTATCCTGTAGTTTTTGAAGACCCATCATGTATAATATCTGTTGTATATATTATGTGTAATTAAATTACATATTATGCAAATACTATCTATTATATATGAAATCatagaatatatacatacacatgaaaCTTCAGAAGTTTGAGGAAAAACATAGGGGAAGAATAAGCATAATTTGATGTGAAaaatttgaaagccatgcatagctttttacaaaacacatttttcattaCTACTGTAAAGAATTCCTTATATGcatgagtttgattttttttataacaaagatattttaaattctattttacatgaactttttgaacttgTGCTTATATATGTGGTCTGCCTTGGTATGAAATAAAGAGggacaaattcacacaaaacaaaacattcatgGGGCTGATGTGGAGGCACAATAGGTTAAACTATTGCCTTTAACACCTGTACCTAGTGTGGACacatgttcatgtcctggctgctccacttcctatccagctccctgttaatgcacctaggaaagcagcagaagatgaggctaAGTGCGCCCCTGCACCCTCTGTACTCCTATACTCCTGCACCCCTGgaccccctgcacccatggacccctgtgggagacccagatggagttccaggctctttggctctggcctggctcagcctttgcTGTTGTAGGCacaactggggagtaaacaagaggatggaatggaaggtctctttctctgtgtgtctctatgtctctctgtctctcaccctctgcataactgcctttcaagtaaataaatttttaagaaaaaaatcatctgcTAACTGAATTTACTCTCTTCCCTTTCTTAAGCCACAGTGTCCAGCTTCACTGTGTTTCCCAGAGATGAGATGAGCACCCCGACTTGATCCTTCTCACTGCCTGCCACAGGTGGGAAGTCAGCCATGTTGTAGTGACGCTGCTTCTCCACAGCTGCCCTGTGCTTTGTCCCTGCACCACGACTGACCTCTGAGCAGTGCACTTGCTGTGACAATTGTAAATGAGGGAGTTAATTAATTGACTTATTGGGTGATTCTTCAATCATTTATTGGCACCTTCCATGTCCCAGACACCAAGGGCATAGAAGTCTTCATCCTCCAATAGCTGATGTAAGCAGGTGGTCACCAGCATGTACTGAGTGAATAACCTCATAAGGAAGCGACCACTGGCTGTTGGGGTGTGGAAGACTCCGATGGCCCCAGGTTCTGGTGTGGGCAGCTGTACAGACAGTGCTATGAGGTCAGTCACAAGTACCGTGGGTTTATTAGTGTCAGCTGCGCTGCCAAACATGGCCCCACATGGTCTTCTCCCACCCCAACAAGGTCCACCTCTGaaggggtggggggcagttggGGTCTGGGGGCTCACCACGCTGAGGATGGCGTAGATAATGACATCGATGGCTACAGTGGTGGGCTTCCTCCAATCCCGCACGGGCCGCACGCTCTTGTTATAGTCAGCCAGCAGGTGATCCGACAGCCTCAGTAGAGCCGGCCTGCTGCTATTCTGGTTCTGGGCACCTGCCCTGTGCCTGGCTGGGAAGGAGTACAGTTCAAAGTGGACACCAGAGGATGCCTGGTCCTCCTGCCCTGGTTTGTAAGCTTCTAAAGAAATGTGTCCCTGACATCCCTGCCTCACAATAGATGTCCCATGGACTAAAATCCCCATCACTAGAGCAAGCTGTCTGCAGAGTCCCACCTGCATTCCCACGGACTCTCACAGAAGGGTCTGATGCCCTCATTTACACATGAGCATGGAGCTAGCCTGCAAGAGCAGATGAGGGAAGACCGGGGGAGGGGGTTGACAGAGGTGATGAGTAGGGGGTTTGCAGTCCAGATAAACAGCCTAGGAGCTAAAGGGAACACGGATGTCatcatcaaaagcaaaaagaCTGCGAGAAGGTGTGGCCCCAAGTGCACAAGTTTCCAAGCCTATGGTCTGCGTCAGAATTTTCCTCAGTCAAGGACAGATGTCAACATATTCACAGCTCCCTGTTTTTTCTGGACTCCAGCATGCAActggtgagggaggaaggaagggaggacatTGGTGAAACTGACACCCTTCTCCTTCCTGCCAAAACCacctgggatgggggaggggtttaAGCACACGCCAGCTACGGAGGAGGCTTTGCCAAGTCTTAGGAAGAAGGTCGGGCTAATGTGTGGGAGAAACAAATTGCTCCCAGGGCAGGTGGTCTCTGGGGACACAACAGGAGACTGTTTGCTGAGTCTCTCCTTTGAGTTGACATTGGCCAACAGTTCATTAGTTCAATCTGGTAGCAGCCAACAGAGTGGCTATGCAAAGAGACTATTTTACAGACAAGGGGTCTCCAAGGCTCAGAAAGGGAAGTGCTACACCCTGcaagaggaagacatgaaatTCAAATCCAGGTCTGTGTCTTGTTTCTATTCCAGAGATGGCCCACATTCATTCACTCTGACCAACCCAGAGGAGATACAGACTGTTACGAGCAGGCCCCAGAGCAAAGAACCCTCCCTGGGAGGGTCAGAGCATGTCCCAGCTGAGGGAGCTCAGGTCACACTCATCATCTACAGCACTCACACCTGCCTAGCCCCTGCACAGCCTGCTACAGGGACCTTGAGGCTAAAACCCACTGTGTTCAGGGCATTCGAGAAGAGGGGATGTTGAGAGGAGTAGGGTCCCCGGAACTCTGTCCTGGGAAGGGGATCCTTAGAGAATCCATGCCTCCAAAACCGGTGACCATACAGAAAGAACACTAACTGAATCAGGCCCTACTCTGTTGCTATtgagctgtgtggccttgagcAAATCACTCCCCGTCTCTGGACAGTAGCATTCTCATCTATAACAGGAAGGGATGAGCTGAACGAACTCACAAGTCCCACGTAGCTGTCACTGGATGCATGCAGAGGCAGGGCAGAGAAAGTGCCCCTGTGTCTGTGACAGCAGCTACTGCTCTGCACCCCTCTCACCCCAAGCTCAACTTCTCCACCTCTCTTCTTTGGCCTGGAGGGCCCACAAGGTTCTTGTGCTCACACAGCCAGACAGCTGACCTTTCTGCAACCACACCACTCCAAaaccctccttccctccatcccgtGAGCAGGAGCATCCCTTAGCCAGTCCCAGCCACATCTTGCCCCGAAAGCCCCCTTACCTTCGCTCTGTGCCAGGAGTGTAGGGAGGAGCAAGGCCAGCAGCAGTGCCTGCCAGAACCACGATGGCATGGCGAGCTTCCCGCACAGGGGGCGGCCTCGGAGTGGCCACCCAGGGCAAATCCCGCCAAGAGCCAGCCTGCCCACTGCTGTCGACTGACTACATGTCCCAGCTCGCCTGTCTCTCCAAGCCAGCTGTCGCTTGTACCTTCTGAGGCAGCAGCCTCCAACTCCCGGGCCATCAGGGTTGGAGAGCAGCCAAGCTTTCCTGCAATCATTCCTCTGGCTAGATCAGGTTTCAGGGTGGGAGGGATAGGGAGGGATGCTGAGAGCTGAGAGGAGCCCGCCCCAACTGATGCCATGTGGCAGAAGCCCAGTCCATCCATTCACAGCCA
The sequence above is a segment of the Ochotona princeps isolate mOchPri1 chromosome 4, mOchPri1.hap1, whole genome shotgun sequence genome. Coding sequences within it:
- the HTR3A gene encoding 5-hydroxytryptamine receptor 3A; translation: MPSWFWQALLLALLLPTLLAQSEARHRAGAQNQNSSRPALLRLSDHLLADYNKSVRPVRDWRKPTTVAIDVIIYAILSVDEKNQVLTTYIWYRQFWTDEFLQWNPEDFDNITKLSIPTDSVWVPDILINEFVDVGKSPYIPYVYVRHQGEVQNYKPLQVVTACSLDIYNFPFDVQNCSLTFTSWLHTIQDINISLWRLPEEVKSDKSVFMNQGEWELLAVLTQFRRFSMESSDCYAEMKFYVVIRRRPLFYAVSLLLPSIFLMVMDIVGFYLPPDSGERVSFKITLLLGYSVFLIIVSDTLPATAIGTPLIGVYFVVCMALLVISLAETILIVRLVHKQDLQQPVPTWLRHLVLERIARLLCLQEQVTSQRLQATSQATKTDDCSAMGNHCSHVDGPQNSEKMVRGSGSPPPPPREASLAMRGLLQELASIRHFLEKRDEIREVARDWLRVGSVLDKLLFRIYLLAVLAYTITLVSLWSVWQYS